The sequence CGATGTCGCGGGCGCGCTCGCGGGCCTGGTCGATCACTTCGCGAACGGTGATGATCTGCCCGCCCCGCGTCGACATGCTCCCCTCGGGGAGGCTGATCATCCCGTAGTTGATGTGTTTCAGGCGAATGTCCATGTAGCCCATCTTCCGCGCGGCGACGAACAACTGCCGGAAGTAGCGGTCCTGCTCGCTCGCGACGACGTACACCGACTGGTCGGCGTCGAACTCCTGGATGCGGTATTCGATGGTCGCGAGGTCGCGAGTGCCGTAGATGGTAGACCCGTCGGATTTGACGATGTAGAACGGGTCGAAGCCGGCGTCCTCGATGCTCTCGGCCTCCTCAAGCATCTCACGAGCACGATCGAGCGACGGGTCGACATTGGCTTCCTCGGGATCGCCGGCGCCCTCGATGTCGTCCGGATAGATCGGAATGAACACCGAGTCGTCCGGGCCGCGCATCGCCACGTCGTTCTCCAGCGCCGTCTCGATGACCACGTCGTTCCACCCCTCCCGGGCGTAGAAACTCTCGCCGATCCAGAGGTCGAAGTCGACGCCGAGTTCGGCGTAGATGGACTCGAAGCGCTCGATGCTCGCCTCGCGGAACCGCTCCCAGCGCTCGACGGCCGTCTCGTCGCCCTGCTCGAGGCGGGCGAACCACTCCTTGCCCGCCTCGGTGTGGTAGGTTCGCTCGTCGTCGACGGCTTGTTCGAACTCGTCGGTGAGCGCGCCGAACTCCTCGACGTCTTCGAGCATCGAATCCCGCTGTTCGAACTGCTGGTACAGTTCGAGCAGGTGTGAAATAGGATCGGATTCGAAGGCGTCCTCGTCGCCGTACTCGACGTATTCGTGGAGCAGGTTGCCGAACTGGACGCCCCAGTCCCCGAGGTGGTTGTCGCGGGTCACGTCGTGGCCGCGCTCCTCCAAGATGTTCATCAGCGCGTCGCTGAGGATGGTGTTGCGCAGGTGGCCGACGTGGAGCGGCTTGGCGATGTTCGGCGAGGAGACATCCGCGAGGATCCGGTCGGGATCGGCCACTTCCTGTGCGCCATAGCCCGACGCTTCCGAATCGATCTGAGTGAGCGTCCGGCGAGCCATGCGCTCGACGTCGAGGTGGTAGTTGATGTGGCCGTTTTCGACGGTGACCGCGCGGACGCTGTCGGGCAGGCCGTGGTTCCGGTGGGCCGCGGCGATGTCGTCGGCGACGGCCATCGGGTTCACGCCCTCGTCGGCCGCGATGGCAAACGAGATGGCCGACGAGAACTCCCCTTTCTCCTCGTCGTCGAAGTCTTCGAGTTCGAGGGCGGACGCGTCGACGTCGCGGTCGTACCCTTCCTCGGCGACCGCCGCGCGGAGGCCGTCGACCAACTCCTGTCTAATAGAGCGAAGCATTCGTTGGGGATTGCTCACCCCTACGCCCGCATAAATCTCACTACCTGGCCGTGAGAACGGCGTCCACGTCGGGTGACCGAGTCGCGGCGCTCGTCGTCGTTGCGTCGGCGTCCCGACGGAGTCTCACGCGAGCGTTAGCGAGCGTGAGGCACGTCAGATCGCGAATAAAATGAGCGTCCTGACGGAGTCCGTGCGAGTTTCACGAGCACGGGCGCACTAGAGCGGAGCGTAGCTCTTGAAGAAGAAGTCAGATTGTGAACGGAGCGAGACCGAAGGTCCCCTCTGTCGCCG comes from Haloplanus sp. XH21 and encodes:
- a CDS encoding arginine--tRNA ligase, with product MLRSIRQELVDGLRAAVAEEGYDRDVDASALELEDFDDEEKGEFSSAISFAIAADEGVNPMAVADDIAAAHRNHGLPDSVRAVTVENGHINYHLDVERMARRTLTQIDSEASGYGAQEVADPDRILADVSSPNIAKPLHVGHLRNTILSDALMNILEERGHDVTRDNHLGDWGVQFGNLLHEYVEYGDEDAFESDPISHLLELYQQFEQRDSMLEDVEEFGALTDEFEQAVDDERTYHTEAGKEWFARLEQGDETAVERWERFREASIERFESIYAELGVDFDLWIGESFYAREGWNDVVIETALENDVAMRGPDDSVFIPIYPDDIEGAGDPEEANVDPSLDRAREMLEEAESIEDAGFDPFYIVKSDGSTIYGTRDLATIEYRIQEFDADQSVYVVASEQDRYFRQLFVAARKMGYMDIRLKHINYGMISLPEGSMSTRGGQIITVREVIDQARERARDIVEEKGRNVDEGEVEAIARKIALATVKYGMVASNRGKDITFDIDEAVSLEGDTGPYVQYATTRAYSILDSAPGIPDVETIDPAAFNATDHDLIYHLGRYPLVLDQCEERYDAAPLARYLLDLAHVFNSFYHKNRVLDSESAADERLVLTEATKQVFENGLGLLGIDTLEEM